The Kineothrix sp. MB12-C1 genome includes a window with the following:
- a CDS encoding DUF2089 domain-containing protein, which yields MKYKAPGKCPVCGERLSIIKLGCPKCSTAIEGDFQLCEFCRLPEEDLEFAKIFIKCRGNIKDVEKELGISYPTVRGKLDTVIRGLGYEVSSKERIKENEDKTIARNEILDQLSNGEISPKDAAEMIKNL from the coding sequence ATGAAATATAAAGCTCCGGGGAAATGTCCCGTATGCGGTGAAAGACTTTCCATAATCAAACTCGGTTGTCCGAAGTGTTCTACCGCCATTGAAGGCGATTTCCAGCTTTGTGAATTCTGCCGTCTTCCGGAAGAAGATCTTGAGTTTGCCAAGATATTCATAAAGTGCCGCGGTAATATTAAGGATGTCGAGAAGGAGCTTGGGATATCTTATCCTACCGTGCGTGGTAAATTGGATACAGTCATAAGAGGCCTGGGATATGAAGTATCATCAAAAGAACGGATCAAGGAAAACGAAGATAAAACAATTGCCAGGAATGAGATTCTTGACCAATTATCAAATGGTGAGATTTCTCCAAAAGATGCAGCGGAAATGATTAAAAACTTGTAA
- a CDS encoding SHOCT-like domain-containing protein yields MSEQQKILEMIESGKITAAEGMELLEALHAAEEEEAIRQVEAVTTRRNYKFLKVKITSDNNSVNVNVNVPLRLITTISEVADKMTAMIPADVRKEMEAKGIDISGIDFAKIIEEVINGTLDDPNIVDVEAWDESHNTMVKVKVYVD; encoded by the coding sequence ATGAGCGAACAACAGAAAATATTGGAAATGATAGAAAGTGGGAAGATTACCGCTGCCGAAGGTATGGAACTTTTGGAAGCTTTGCATGCAGCTGAGGAAGAAGAGGCAATCCGGCAGGTTGAAGCTGTAACGACCAGACGTAACTATAAGTTCCTTAAGGTTAAGATTACATCGGATAACAATTCCGTTAATGTTAATGTCAATGTACCCTTACGTCTGATTACTACGATCAGTGAAGTGGCGGATAAGATGACCGCTATGATTCCTGCGGATGTCCGAAAAGAGATGGAGGCAAAAGGAATTGATATTTCCGGTATCGACTTTGCAAAAATAATAGAAGAGGTTATAAACGGAACCTTAGATGATCCAAATATCGTTGATGTGGAGGCCTGGGATGAAAGTCACAATACGATGGTAAAGGTGAAAGTATATGTCGATTAA
- a CDS encoding phage holin family protein translates to MPKLFIKYISIIVTIYLLSFIIHTIYIGSIPALLFMGLLLLVINLILKPILLLITLPVNVLTLGLFSFIVNAWTIMIADYFVINISMGGFRNSLLAAIIIAIVHALLKDKDRIRD, encoded by the coding sequence ATGCCAAAACTATTCATAAAATATATATCTATCATAGTAACAATATATCTGCTGTCATTTATAATACACACGATTTATATCGGCAGTATTCCTGCACTTCTTTTTATGGGATTGTTACTGTTAGTGATCAATCTTATATTAAAACCTATTCTGCTATTGATTACATTACCTGTCAACGTGTTGACCTTAGGATTATTCAGTTTCATTGTGAATGCATGGACAATTATGATTGCAGATTATTTCGTAATAAATATAAGCATGGGCGGCTTTCGTAATTCACTGTTGGCTGCTATCATTATTGCTATCGTTCATGCTCTGCTTAAGGATAAGGATAGGATACGGGATTGA